The proteins below come from a single Demetria terragena DSM 11295 genomic window:
- the tkt gene encoding transketolase: protein MPQDPANTSSRDTSLAAPIATQAGWTDLDVRAVDTARLLAADAVQNTGNGHPGTAMSLAPVAYLLYQNVMRYDPADPTWLGRDRFVLSCGHSSLTQYVQLYLAGIGLELKDLEALRTWDSLTPGHPEVGHTDGVDITTGPLGSGLASAVGMAMAARRQRGLFDADAAPGQSPFDHHVYVLASDGDIMEGVASEASSLAGHQELGNLTLIYDANQISIEDDTDVSFSEDVAKRYEAYGWDVHTVDWRAGEGYVEDVDALLAAIEAGRSVTDKPTIVVLHTIIAWPAPTKQNTGKSHGSALGEDEIANTKTLLGFDPEESFAVDDAVLEHSRGNAAERGKSAHAAWDSGFKTWSDANPTGRALLDRLTAKELPEGFDDAFPVFPTDEKGVATRAASGKILTALAPVLPELWGGSADLAGSNNTTMDGEPSFVPESKQTDSWKGGPYGRTLHFGIRENAMGMILNGIALEGLTKPYGGTFLVFSDYMRPAVRLASIQKLPVTYVWTHDSIGVGEDGPTHQPIEHLAALRAIPGLDVIRPADANETAVAWKTVLQSTDHPAALCLSRQNLPTVDRDVLGSADGTAKGGYILAEADGDLQVILIATGSEVSLALEARTALQDNGIGTRVVSMPCREWFAAQSDAYREEVLPRATRARVSVEAATPFGWHELLGDAGRTVAIDHFGASADGATLFQKFGFTPEAVVAAANESISAAGGN from the coding sequence CTACCAGAACGTCATGCGGTACGACCCCGCCGATCCCACCTGGCTCGGTCGCGATCGATTTGTCTTGTCGTGTGGGCACAGCAGCCTGACGCAGTACGTCCAGCTTTACCTGGCCGGTATCGGCCTTGAACTCAAGGACCTCGAGGCGCTTCGTACTTGGGACTCCCTGACTCCCGGCCACCCCGAGGTCGGCCACACCGACGGCGTTGACATCACCACCGGGCCGCTCGGCTCCGGCCTGGCCTCCGCTGTCGGAATGGCAATGGCCGCCCGTCGCCAGCGAGGCTTGTTCGACGCTGACGCCGCTCCTGGTCAGAGCCCCTTCGACCACCACGTCTACGTACTTGCCTCAGACGGCGACATCATGGAAGGCGTTGCCTCCGAAGCGAGTTCACTCGCGGGCCACCAGGAACTCGGCAACCTGACCCTGATCTACGACGCTAATCAGATCTCTATCGAGGATGACACCGACGTGTCCTTCTCTGAGGATGTCGCCAAGCGCTACGAGGCCTACGGCTGGGATGTCCACACGGTCGACTGGCGCGCTGGCGAGGGCTACGTCGAGGACGTCGATGCCCTCCTCGCGGCCATCGAGGCGGGCAGATCAGTCACCGACAAGCCCACCATCGTCGTGCTCCACACCATCATCGCCTGGCCTGCGCCGACCAAGCAGAACACCGGAAAATCGCACGGCAGCGCGCTGGGCGAAGATGAGATCGCCAACACCAAGACGCTGCTGGGCTTCGACCCCGAAGAGTCTTTCGCGGTCGACGATGCGGTCCTGGAGCACTCCCGCGGGAACGCCGCCGAGCGCGGAAAGAGCGCCCATGCTGCGTGGGACTCGGGCTTCAAGACCTGGTCGGATGCCAACCCGACGGGTCGCGCCCTGCTCGATCGCCTGACGGCCAAGGAACTGCCCGAGGGCTTCGATGACGCCTTCCCCGTCTTCCCCACTGATGAAAAGGGTGTCGCGACGCGCGCCGCGTCCGGCAAGATCCTCACGGCACTGGCTCCGGTCCTGCCTGAACTGTGGGGCGGCTCGGCCGACCTCGCCGGCTCCAACAACACCACGATGGACGGCGAACCGTCCTTCGTCCCGGAGAGCAAGCAGACCGACAGCTGGAAGGGCGGGCCATACGGCCGCACCCTGCACTTCGGCATCCGTGAGAACGCCATGGGCATGATCCTCAACGGCATCGCCCTCGAAGGTCTGACCAAGCCCTACGGCGGCACCTTCTTGGTGTTCTCCGACTACATGCGGCCCGCGGTCCGCCTTGCCTCAATCCAGAAGCTGCCGGTCACCTACGTCTGGACCCACGACTCAATCGGTGTCGGCGAGGACGGCCCGACCCACCAGCCGATCGAGCACCTCGCCGCACTCCGCGCCATTCCCGGCCTCGACGTCATCCGTCCCGCGGACGCCAACGAGACTGCGGTGGCGTGGAAGACCGTGCTGCAGAGCACTGATCACCCCGCCGCACTGTGCTTGTCACGGCAGAATCTGCCCACGGTTGACCGTGATGTTCTCGGCTCCGCAGACGGCACGGCCAAGGGTGGCTACATCCTGGCCGAGGCCGATGGCGACCTTCAGGTCATCCTCATCGCTACCGGGTCCGAGGTCTCGCTGGCACTCGAGGCCCGAACAGCGTTGCAGGACAACGGCATTGGCACCCGTGTTGTGTCGATGCCATGCCGCGAGTGGTTCGCGGCTCAGTCCGACGCATACCGCGAAGAGGTTCTGCCGCGCGCAACCCGTGCCCGGGTGAGCGTCGAGGCTGCGACACCGTTCGGCTGGCACGAGCTGCTGGGCGACGCCGGTCGGACGGTCGCCATCGATCACTTCGGCGCCAGCGCTGACGGTGCCACGCTCTTCCAGAAATTTGGCTTCACGCCAGAGGCGGTCGTCGCCGCCGCCAACGAATCCATCTCCGCCGCAGGAGGCAACTGA
- the tal gene encoding transaldolase, with protein MTTNPRVQALSDIGVSIWLDDLSRSLINDGDLQKLIDTKGVVGVTTNPTIFASALKDGSAYDAQVRDLAAKGADVDEAVFAITTDDVRTACDVMRPVFDSTDGQDGRVSIEVDPRLARDTKATIEMARKLWQTVDRPNAMIKIPATVEGLPAISAALAEGISVNVTLIFSLDRYRGVMNAFLTGLEQARQGGVDLSTIRSVASFFVSRVDSEIDNQLDAIGTDEATALKGQAGVANARLAYQAFEEVFSTSRWQTLADDGAHVQRPLWASTGVKNPDYSDTLYVVDLAVDQTVNTMPPKTLDALADHGEARGDQVTGAYDQARKVLDDLERVGVSYSQVVDVLEEEGVAKFDVSWEELLTSVREALAAASSKES; from the coding sequence ATGACCACCAACCCTCGTGTTCAAGCACTGTCCGACATCGGCGTCTCGATCTGGCTCGACGATCTCAGCCGGTCGCTCATCAACGACGGTGACTTGCAGAAACTCATCGACACCAAGGGAGTCGTCGGGGTCACGACCAACCCGACCATCTTCGCGAGCGCGCTCAAGGACGGCTCCGCCTACGACGCGCAGGTCCGTGACCTCGCGGCCAAGGGCGCCGACGTCGACGAGGCGGTCTTCGCGATCACGACGGACGACGTACGCACCGCGTGCGACGTCATGCGTCCGGTTTTCGACTCCACCGACGGGCAGGACGGTCGGGTCTCGATCGAAGTCGACCCACGGCTGGCGCGTGACACGAAGGCGACCATCGAGATGGCTCGCAAACTCTGGCAGACCGTCGATCGCCCGAACGCCATGATCAAGATTCCGGCGACTGTCGAGGGTCTGCCGGCCATCTCCGCGGCGCTTGCCGAAGGCATCAGCGTCAACGTCACGCTGATCTTCAGCCTCGACCGCTACCGCGGCGTCATGAACGCCTTCCTCACCGGCCTCGAGCAGGCTCGCCAGGGAGGGGTCGACTTGTCAACCATCCGCTCGGTGGCCTCCTTCTTCGTCTCCCGGGTCGACAGCGAGATCGACAATCAGTTGGACGCCATCGGCACCGACGAGGCCACTGCTCTCAAGGGCCAGGCCGGAGTCGCCAACGCGCGACTGGCCTACCAGGCATTCGAGGAGGTCTTCTCGACCTCGCGCTGGCAGACCCTCGCCGATGATGGCGCCCACGTGCAGCGTCCGCTATGGGCCTCGACGGGCGTGAAGAATCCGGACTACTCCGACACCCTCTACGTCGTTGATCTTGCGGTCGACCAGACCGTGAACACCATGCCGCCGAAAACTCTCGACGCGCTGGCCGATCACGGCGAGGCTCGCGGTGACCAGGTCACCGGCGCCTATGACCAGGCGCGCAAGGTTCTGGATGACCTGGAACGGGTTGGTGTCTCGTACAGCCAGGTGGTCGACGTGCTGGAAGAAGAGGGCGTCGCCAAGTTCGACGTGTCGTGGGAGGAACTGTTGACGAGTGTCCGCGAGGCTCTCGCCGCTGCGTCCAGCAAGGAGTCCTGA
- a CDS encoding glucose-6-phosphate isomerase encodes MIGLDVSASGPAGDAIEQHLPTLVDAGFASKLFDQDATLWGPEAEEESAKRLSWVGLARSSRPLRGEIEALRSDFADKGLDHVVLCGMGGSSLAPEVICATANVPLTVLDSSQPDMVRAALQDRIDRTVVVVSSKSGSTVETDSQRRAYEQAFRDARIDPTERIVIVTDPGSPLDGEARSAGYRVINADPNVGGRYSALTAFGLVPSGIAGADIERLLDEAEAVTDLLASDDSSNPGLRLGSALGGTAPLRNKVLLIDAGTQAKGFGEWAEQLIAESTGKNGTGLLPVVVDEAPQGGQADDASWVYLLPAGDDEDVEAPAPSGDSSAIQVSGSLGAQLMLWEVATAVAGRLLGINPFDQPDVESAKNAARELLDGDAGSGDQPAFVDEAIEVRALGGEWLGDAATVEQALERLVGQLSPTGYLAVMAYLDRIADRALADTRTPLEAALGRPVTFGWGPRFLHSTGQYHKGGAAEGVYVQLTTEPREDLPVPGREFTFGQFIAAQAGGDARVLADHGRPVLRLHLRDHDAGLAQVMRAVMALSPASHAS; translated from the coding sequence ATCATTGGACTCGATGTCTCGGCGTCCGGACCGGCCGGCGATGCCATCGAGCAACACCTACCGACCCTGGTTGACGCGGGTTTTGCCAGCAAGTTGTTCGATCAGGACGCCACGTTGTGGGGCCCGGAGGCCGAGGAAGAATCCGCCAAGCGCCTTTCGTGGGTTGGCCTAGCCAGAAGTTCGCGTCCGCTACGCGGCGAAATCGAAGCGCTACGAAGCGATTTCGCAGACAAGGGTCTCGACCACGTGGTGTTGTGCGGTATGGGCGGGTCCTCGCTCGCTCCCGAGGTCATTTGCGCGACCGCGAACGTACCGCTCACGGTCTTGGACTCCAGCCAGCCAGACATGGTCCGCGCTGCCCTGCAGGACCGGATTGACCGCACCGTGGTTGTCGTGTCGTCAAAGTCGGGTTCGACCGTGGAGACCGACAGCCAACGTCGTGCCTACGAGCAGGCCTTTCGCGACGCCAGGATCGACCCGACCGAGCGCATCGTGATCGTCACGGATCCGGGGAGCCCGCTCGACGGCGAAGCACGTTCCGCGGGGTATCGCGTGATCAATGCCGACCCCAACGTCGGTGGTCGCTACTCGGCGTTGACCGCCTTCGGGCTCGTACCGAGCGGTATTGCTGGTGCCGACATCGAGCGCCTGCTCGATGAAGCCGAAGCCGTGACTGACCTGTTGGCCAGCGACGACTCCAGCAACCCAGGACTTCGGTTGGGTTCAGCGCTGGGCGGCACCGCGCCGCTACGCAACAAGGTGCTCCTCATCGATGCCGGGACTCAAGCCAAGGGCTTTGGCGAGTGGGCCGAGCAGCTCATTGCCGAGAGCACGGGCAAAAATGGCACCGGTCTTCTTCCCGTAGTCGTCGACGAGGCACCACAGGGCGGCCAAGCCGACGATGCCTCCTGGGTCTACCTGCTACCGGCGGGCGACGATGAGGATGTCGAAGCGCCGGCACCGTCCGGAGACTCATCAGCAATCCAGGTTTCGGGTTCACTCGGCGCGCAGTTGATGCTGTGGGAGGTCGCCACCGCGGTGGCGGGTCGCCTGCTCGGTATCAATCCGTTCGACCAGCCCGATGTCGAGAGCGCGAAGAACGCTGCCCGCGAGCTGCTCGACGGCGATGCAGGCAGTGGCGATCAGCCGGCCTTTGTGGACGAAGCCATCGAGGTTCGGGCGCTGGGCGGCGAGTGGCTCGGTGACGCTGCGACCGTCGAGCAGGCGTTGGAGCGCCTCGTCGGCCAACTCTCTCCGACTGGCTACCTTGCGGTGATGGCCTACCTCGACCGGATCGCAGATCGGGCACTGGCCGACACGCGTACGCCATTAGAAGCAGCCCTCGGTCGTCCGGTGACCTTTGGGTGGGGTCCGCGGTTCCTGCACTCCACTGGGCAGTACCACAAGGGCGGCGCTGCCGAAGGCGTCTACGTGCAACTGACCACTGAACCGCGAGAGGACCTTCCGGTCCCAGGCCGGGAGTTCACCTTCGGGCAGTTCATCGCCGCGCAAGCTGGCGGCGATGCACGGGTGTTGGCCGACCATGGTCGGCCCGTGCTGCGGCTGCACCTGCGAGATCACGATGCTGGCCTGGCTCAGGTCATGCGTGCCGTGATGGCGCTCTCGCCAGCGTCCCACGCCTCGTGA
- the zwf gene encoding glucose-6-phosphate dehydrogenase produces the protein MKPARVAQGINPLRDEEDKRLPRIAGPCGLVLFGVTGDLARKKLMPAIYDLANRGLLPPGFSLIGFARRDWADQDFGKVVYEAVREHARTPFREDVWRNLAEGFRFVPGTFDDPAAYELLAETAAELDANRGTGGNYAFYLSIPPKFFSTVCENLERSGLSKKPKNAWRRVVIEKPFGHDLKSARELNDVVESVFPPDSVFRIDHYLGKETVQNLLALRFANQIFEPIWNSNYVDHVQITMAEDIGVGGRAGYYDGIGAARDVIQNHLLQLLALTAMEQPNNFDPQALRVEKSKILSAVRLPKNLGSSTARGQYAAGWQGSEQVAGFLEEDGIPADSATETYAAIKVEIATRRWAGVPYYLRAGKRLGKRVTEVAVVFKRAPQMPFTENETEELGQNAVVIRVQPDEGITLRFGSKVPATTSMEVRDVTMDFGYGSSFAESSPEAYERLILDVLLGDPPLFPRHEEVELSWQILDPIEKYWAKHGQPEQYESGGWGPHSADEMMRHDGRTWRMP, from the coding sequence GTGAAGCCGGCGCGCGTAGCGCAAGGCATCAACCCACTGCGTGACGAGGAAGACAAGCGACTCCCCCGCATCGCTGGACCCTGTGGGCTGGTGCTGTTCGGAGTCACCGGAGACCTTGCACGCAAGAAGTTGATGCCAGCGATCTACGACCTCGCCAACCGTGGCCTGCTCCCGCCGGGCTTCTCCCTCATCGGATTTGCGCGACGAGATTGGGCCGACCAGGACTTCGGAAAGGTTGTCTACGAGGCCGTGCGCGAGCATGCTCGGACGCCATTCCGAGAAGACGTCTGGCGCAACCTGGCCGAGGGGTTTCGTTTCGTACCAGGGACATTCGACGATCCTGCGGCCTACGAACTCCTCGCCGAGACTGCGGCTGAACTGGATGCCAATCGTGGCACCGGCGGCAACTACGCCTTCTACCTGTCGATCCCGCCCAAATTCTTCTCGACGGTTTGCGAAAACCTGGAACGCTCCGGGTTGTCGAAGAAACCCAAGAATGCGTGGCGGCGAGTCGTCATCGAGAAGCCTTTCGGTCACGACCTCAAGAGCGCACGCGAGCTCAATGACGTGGTGGAGAGCGTGTTTCCCCCGGACTCGGTCTTCCGGATCGATCACTACCTCGGGAAAGAGACCGTTCAGAATCTGCTGGCGCTGCGCTTTGCCAACCAGATCTTTGAGCCGATCTGGAACAGCAACTACGTGGACCACGTGCAAATCACGATGGCCGAGGACATTGGGGTTGGTGGACGCGCGGGCTACTACGACGGCATCGGCGCCGCCCGTGACGTTATCCAGAATCATCTCTTGCAACTGTTGGCGTTGACCGCGATGGAGCAGCCCAACAACTTTGACCCGCAGGCACTGCGCGTCGAAAAGAGCAAGATCCTCAGTGCTGTGCGGCTGCCCAAGAACCTCGGCTCCTCGACGGCTCGCGGTCAGTATGCCGCCGGGTGGCAGGGCAGCGAACAGGTCGCCGGATTCCTCGAAGAGGACGGCATACCAGCCGATTCCGCAACCGAGACCTATGCCGCCATCAAGGTCGAAATCGCGACCCGTCGATGGGCTGGGGTGCCCTATTACCTTCGAGCGGGCAAGCGGCTCGGCAAGCGGGTGACTGAGGTTGCGGTCGTCTTCAAGCGCGCTCCCCAGATGCCTTTCACGGAGAACGAAACCGAAGAGCTCGGGCAGAACGCCGTGGTGATTCGGGTTCAGCCTGATGAGGGCATCACGCTGCGATTTGGGTCCAAGGTGCCGGCCACGACTTCAATGGAGGTGCGCGACGTCACCATGGACTTTGGCTACGGGTCCTCCTTTGCTGAGTCCAGCCCCGAGGCCTACGAGCGTCTGATCCTCGACGTGCTGCTCGGAGATCCACCGTTGTTCCCTCGGCACGAGGAAGTCGAACTGTCCTGGCAGATCCTCGATCCCATCGAGAAGTACTGGGCCAAGCACGGCCAGCCGGAGCAGTATGAATCGGGCGGTTGGGGTCCCCACAGTGCTGACGAGATGATGCGCCACGACGGACGTACCTGGAGGATGCCTTGA